A region from the Triticum aestivum cultivar Chinese Spring chromosome 3D, IWGSC CS RefSeq v2.1, whole genome shotgun sequence genome encodes:
- the LOC123075240 gene encoding uncharacterized protein encodes MAGTRNNELRMTLLGLALLGLLLLSHTAAPVEAAAGVQENSFSMNGAGGRSLNSFSMNTAETGEGAKGGKPAAGDF; translated from the coding sequence ATGGCGGGCACAAGGAACAACGAGCTGCGCATGACCCTGCTCGGCCTGGCCCTGCTGGGGCTCCTACTGCTGAGCCACACCGCGGCTCCGGTGGAAGCCGCCGCGGGCGTGCAGGAGAACAGCTTCTCCATGAACGGCGCCGGCGGCCGCAGTCTCAACAGCTTCAGCATGAATACCGCCGAGACCGGCGAGGGCGCCAAGGGGGGGAAACCCGCCGCCGGCGACTTCTGA